The DNA window GATTTTTGACTTTTACTTgatccttttattttattttaaacagttttaatTATCTCCTTCCTTCTGTTTCTTTATTTGGCCCATGTACTTtcaaaaatagttttatttgattCTGAAATGTTAGAGATCAGTGAGTAgcgaataattattttatacttgaataatgtttttgaaaatttgaggtAAACGACAATGTTGTTTAGTctataaaaaactaaaaatcaatcaaacaatatgtcttttattctaatttgtttttttttaagtcaATTAATATATTGTTCTGTCTAAAAAATAGCGAACAACGTATGATTTGATCAAAAATTGATCTCCTCATGTGAATAAATTTTCTAATTCCGCCACTGTACGTGTATAAATCTTATCCTACTTAGTTAAAAAGTAGTGTATACTAGTAAAAGCAAACCGTGCAGCATCTTTTAGGTCCTCCAGATGGGTTGCTTGCACAATGTTGAAATTTAGCTTAGCAAATTGGAGGAGAAGTGGATTCATGTCGTGTTTTCGCTCATATACATCGATGAACCATCTGCTCTCAAACCGCAGCATCCTCCAATGGAGTGGGATCTCCAGTGACTGATTTATTAACATGGATAGATATTGATCTTTGCTTAGTTGAGTGTGGTTCTTGAGAGAAACGGTAGCGAATTCTCTTGCGACTTCTAGTATACTTTCGCCTTCTTCTAAAAGGAATGACGCCTCAAACAGAGATAGTAATCCCTTCAAATCCTCGGTGTGACATGTTTTGAAGTTTCCATGCTCGTCttgaaaaatatcaaaagtTTCTGCATTTAAGATAATGTTatcaacatataaaaaaaaaggtttattACTTGTATcagaaaatcaaatattttcgactttttaaaaatatttctaaaatattctaaaattataaatctattaTAATTAGGCCATGCCataacaataatttaatttttcaaaattagatTACTTATGCCTACATGACTGATTAAAATATCATGTCGTTTGAGTAAAATAGTTGTCATTTTGACATTATGCGACGCAAAcacaatttaattcaaatttaaaaaattggatagaTTTTGATCACCTTTAAAATATGTGGGTTTTTGGCACCGGTAagcataaaaaaacaaataaccaacaaaagaaaagaaaatgtagTTTACCTTGGGATAATTTGAAGCCATGTTGTCTGAACAATCTAAATTGAAGGGCTGTAGCATACAAATCCAAGGTACTAATATGAGTGTGCTCATAAACACTTTGCAAAATTGTCTTGATTTCATCATCGAAAAGATAAGCTAATCCAAGTCTTTGCGAGGTATCAATGAGCTCCAATTTATCCAAGGGAGCCATGTTTTCATTGAGCATCATATTCTTTACTTCTCCCTTTAGCTCTTCCAGGCCCATGCTCAATAATTAAATTCAATACCTCAATTATTAAAGTTTCTTCGTATAGATGATAGGCCTAGGTCCCTCACTTGAACTTGTGGTTCTCTTTATTTTACGCATGTAATTCATGCATCACGCGTCGAGTGCAATGCACTTTTTAAATTCCGTCCAAATAAAATGAGAAACTCTTGAGTGAATGATCTAGTTCGTCACGTAAGATTATGCTGCTTCTTTATTAGGGGTCATTTTAGCCTTACTCTTCCACTCACTGCACGTTTGAATTGGGCGTTCTCCGGCTGCTACGTAGCTTACTTTTTAACCAAGTCTTTGATGTCCTTTTGCCAATTTTTCCTTTGCAAAAAGAGTATATATATGCCAGGTaaagaaaatgagaaaacaCGCTGTTGGAAAAAGAATGTTAGTATGCTGCCTTTTCTATTAAAGTAGTGTTCATTACTGATTCCTATCCACCTGCATTATTATTGGTGAATCAAAAAGTAATCtgtattaaataccaaaaatagcTATAGATGTGCTACcgccaattatttttttatccttgaaaaaatatatatacagaATTTAATCCTCTAGCTTCtttgtattaaaatttaaagaaaattattagaatttagATCAACTTAAGAGATTGTAAAAATGAGCAAATTCTCACTAAACTTTAATAATGAAAATTACAAGCTATTTATACTAAGAACTCTGTGAGTTCATTACATAACGGCTATATTCTTGATTAGCTGTTAACTTATTCTAACGGTGGTAACTTAACAGAATCCTAACAGAAACTTTAACTTTTAGTCTAACTGATTTAACAACTTCTAACTTCTGATAAATCAAGCTTAGCTGGAATTGATCTGCTAAACATCTTCAATTTGCTGAACAAGCTTAGCTGGAATTGATGATGTGGCACTCTGCTAAACATCTTCAATTTGCTGAGAAGCTTGATACATTTAACATCCCCCCCTCAAGATGGAGCATAGATGTCATGTATGCCCATCTTGTTGAGAAAATGCAGAAACATTGCAGGAGGAAGAGGTTTTGTGAAGAAGTCAGCAAGCTGTTGATCAGAGGAAATAGGAAACAAATGAATCAATCCACTTTGAATCTTTTGTCTCACTATGTGACAATCAATTTCAATATGCTTTGTTCTTTCATGGAACACTGGATTGTGTGCCAGATAACAAGCTGATTGATTGTCACAATAAACCTTTGCTGACTGAGTTGTAGTGACTTTTAAATCATGTAGAAGATATCTTATCCATTGTATTTCACAAGTGACATTTGCTAGGGCCCTATACTCTGCCTCTGAACTGGATTTAGAAACAGTAACTTGTTTCTTTGTCTTCCAGGATATCAGTGAGTCTCCTAAGAAAGTACAGAATCCAGAAATTGACTTTCTGGTATCTGGACAATTGCCCCAATCTGAATCTGAGAAGACTGTCAGATTAAGATCATTATTAGCAGTGAAGAATATTCCTTGGCCTGGAGATTTCTTCAAATATCTCAGTACCCTTCCAATTGCAGCATAGTGAGCTTCTGTTGGACAATCCATAAACTGAAATAGTTGTTGGATTGAGTATGCAATGTCAGGTCTGGTGTTGCATAAATATATAAGTTTACCAACCAATCTCCTGTATGCTGTAATATCTGAATAAGGAGGGCTATCTGACTTAGCTAACTTTGTTGATGTTGTCATTGGAGTTGAAGCAGGCTTAGACTCTAAATATCCAGTTTCTTTCAAAAGATCATACACATACTTCTTCTGACAAAGATTTATTCCAGCTTTAGATCTTGCAACTTCAAGACCTAAGAAGAACTTCAGATTACCAAGATCTTTAATCTTGAAAACTTTATCCAGATAAGTCTTTACTGAGTTAATATGATCCATATCATTTCCTGCTAAGATCACATCATCCACATAGACTAAGAGAGCAGTGAATGATTGATCATGCTATCTTGTGAACAAAGAAGTATCTGAGGTTGCCTGAACAAATCCTTGTGAAATCAAAGCATTTGTCAACTTGACATTCCACTGTCTGCTGGCTTGTTTTAAACCATATAAGGATTTAGTAAGCCTGCAGACTGTGTTAGATTGTGAGCAAGGCAGTCCTGGAGGAACCTGCATATACACTTCCTCATGAAGATCACCATGAAGGAAGGCATTATTTATGTCCAGCTGCTGTAGAAACCATCCTTTTGCTACTGCTATAGCTAACAAAACACGAATAGTAGTTATTTTTGCCACAGGAGAAAATGTATATGTATAATCTATACCATTCTGTTGTGTATATCCTTTTGCTACTAATCTTGCTTTGTGTCTTTCTAAGGTTCCATCACTATGATATTTTGTCTTAAACACCCATTTACAACCTATTGGGATCTTACCAGATGGTAATTGAGTTAAATACCATGTGTTATTTTGTTCTAATGCAGTCAATTCCTTTTGCATAGCTTCTTGCCAACAAGGAAGCTTCACAGCTTCTTTGAAGGTTTTAGGTTCTATATTTGAGTCAACTTGTACTGAAAAAACCTTATGAGACAAATGTAACTTGTCATATGTAAAAACTTTATCAAAACTATGAGGAGATGTTCTATTATGTTCTTTTAAAACAGCATTAGTACTTGgaagtttatatatataatctttCAAAAAAACAGGTTTCTGAACAATTCTAGAAGACTTCCTGACTGGTTCTATAATGGTATTATTCTGTATAGATTCTTGACATGTAACATCTGTATAATCTAATGTATCAGCAGAAAATAGACTATCATTTGTATTATTTGGAACAGGCTGTCTATGTTCTTCACTTAGATCATCAATACTAGTAGGTAAAAGAAGTAATGAATTTAAATCAGAAACATGAGAATCTTGAAAAGGAAACAAATGTTcataaaacctaacatttctAGAAACAAATACTGACTTAGACTCTatatcaaaaagtttaaaacctttcacattttctGGATAACCAATAAACATACACTGTGTAGATCTTGGAGTGAATTTGTGCCTAACATGAGGTATAGTTGTAGCATAACTTAAACAACCAAAAACTTTTAAAGAACTAAAATCTGGAAGTTTTTTAAACAAAACTCCATAAGGAGTTTTATCTTCTAAAACAGGAGATGAAAtcctatttatcaaataaactGCATGTGTAACACAATCTGACCAAAAATTTAAAGGCATAAAAGACTGAAATTTTAAAGCTCTAGCAACATTAAGAATATGTTGATGTTTTCTTTCTACCACAGAATTCTGTTCAGGTGTATAAATGCATGATGTTTGATGAATAATTCCTCTTGATTGAAAGAAAACAGGCATGTTAAATTCAAGTCCATTATCAGTCCTAATGCATTTAATTTTAAGTGAGAATTGTGTGTctacaaaaacacaaaaattctgAATTATCTGTCTTGCATCAGATTTTGCTTTCATTAAAAACAGCCAAGTGTATCTACTTTTGTCATCAACAATTGTTAGAAAATACCTATGTCCATATAAAGAATGAACCTTAGATGGTCCCCAGATATCTATGTGTATTAAATCAAAACAAGAATCAACATTAGAAGTACTTAATGGAATGGATTTTTCTTCTGTTTTGCTAAATGATAAAACTTGCAATGACTATCAACTGGAATTTTTATTGATGCATCAATATCCTGTAAACATTTTAGTCTAGAATTAGCCAAATGACCTAAATGCCATATATTGGTGGCAGTAACAAAAGAATCTAACACTTTATTCACAGAAACCAAATCAGAAACACCAGAAACACTTTCAGCAAAGTTAACAGAAGCATGCTTAGTTTCAAATTGATCTTTATCAAGAtgataaagaccttgtacttgCTTAGCTAATCCAATCATCCTCCAGTTGATAGGATCCTGTATAACACAGACATTTTTATGGAGTATAAAGCAATAATCATATTGTGCAATTAATTTACTTGtagaaattaaattgaaagaGAAATCAGGAACAAATAACACATTCTCCAAAATAAGATCATCAGAAAATCTAACAACTCCTATATGTGTAACGGCAAGTTTTTGAAAATTAGGCAAAGCAACAAACATATTATGCACCAATTTATATGAACTAAAAGCATCTAAAGAGCATACAACATGATCAGTAGCACCTGAGTCAATTATCCATATTATTTTTGCAGGTTTCCTTTTAAAAGAACAAGCCacaaaagatttaaaataagattttgcaaaaaaatatgTAGCTGTCTCCTGTGTTGAGATAACAGCAGCCTTAGAACCAGCCTTAGAATCAACATTAGTAGAAATAGTTTTGACTCTTGGTGTAATAGATCCCATGTTGTTTTGATGTAATAAACTCATTAGTTGGTTATACTGTTCTTGAGTGATAGCAGTAGAAGAATTATCCAAAGCAGTACCATTATTATTATCATGCTTAACTCTATCATATTCTATATTACCAGCATTTGATCCATTCATAGCATAACCTTCATCCATTCTAGTCTCATTTACTTCACACACTTGACCTTGATCATAATAACAAGCATTTTCCTGATCATATGGATATACAACTTCTCCAACTTGATTCACAAAAATTTGAGGCTTATATTTTGACTTGAAACCTGGAGGATACCCATGCTTCTTGAAGCAAATATCAACAGAATGTCCACTGAATCCACAATGACTACAAATTGGTTTACCATTATTTGGTGCAGCATAAAACCTCTTTTGTCCCCCCCGTCCTCCTTGAGGCCTGGAATTATAACTACTCACAGGAGGTCTATAAATCCCATTACCCTGAAAAGAACTGTTTCCTTGAAAATTCTTCTGAAAAGAAGTATTGCCTTGTGTAGCAAAAATTACAGTTTTATTGTTCTTTGTAGCAATAATCCCAACACTCATCTGCCTTTCATGTTGTAAAACTAATGAAAAagctttattaatttttggcaATGGATCCATCATTAGAGTATGAGTTTTGACAACAGAAAAACACTCATTTAATCCTTTCAAAAAACCTTATTACATAATCTCCTTCTTGATAATCTTTCACTGTTTTTAACACATCACAGTGACACTGAGGTATCCAAGAACATACAGGAAGCATTCTCAAGTTCAAATATTCATCCCACAATATTTTTAACTGAGTAAAATAATCAGTAACAGACAAATCATTCTGTTTAAAGACAGAAATCTCTTCTTGTAAATCTGAAACTCTTAAAGCATTACCTTGAGAAAATATGTCATATAGATCCTTCCATACATCTAATGCATTATCCATCCACAAGATACTTTGAGCAATGGAAGGAGACAAAGATCTTAGAATCCAAGAAAGAACCATAGTGTTGCAGCGCTCCCAAACAGGAAAAATTACATCTTCTTTAGATGGAACATATATGCTTCCATCCACAAATTTGAGTTTATTCTTTGATAGAAGACACATTCTCATGGAACGAAACCATGAGTGATAATTCTGGCCATTCATTGATGGAGAAACAAGTATTAAAGAGGGGTTTTCATTTGGATGAAGATAATACGGGCTTGAAGGATTTTCAAAATCTGTATTCGAAGAATTCATgattatttaaagaaaattgTTCAAGATTGAACAAGACACGTAAAAGAACTTAAATCCTTAAGATTGATTTGAGAATGAGTTAAAGAAAGCAAGACTGATTGAAACAAGATTGATTGGAACAAGATCTGAGAATGGGTTTAAAGAATCAAAGAAAATAAGAACAAGAATCAATAAGAAATCTGTTTTCCctttggagaagatgaagtaACCGTTTTTATTTTTCAGCTAAAAGAGcctaggctctgataccatattagaaTTTGGATCAGCTTAAGAGATTGTAAAAATGAGCAAATTCTCATTAAACTTTAATAATGAAGATTACAAACTATTTATACTAAGAACTCTGTGAGTTCATTACATAACAGCTATATTCTTGATTAGCTGTTAACTTATTCTAACGGTGGTAACTTAACAGAATCCTAACAGAAACTTTAACTTCTAGTCTAACTGATTTAACAACTTTTAACTTCTGATAAATCAAGCTTAGCTGGAATTGATCTGCTAAACATCTTCAATTTGCTGAACAAGCTTAGCTGGAATTGATGATGTGGCACTCTGCTAAACATCTTCAATTTGCTGAGAAGCTtgatataattaacaaaaattagaaaaaatactctattttttaaaataatatgattttctaccttaataagaaaaagatagagaaaatacctcactcttttaatattattattttttttactctaaaatatattttaattattataatacttgcctcttattattttttttacttaaaaagtatttttttactCTCTAACAGAATTGAGCTTTTATTGATTGAAAAGAATAGAATTCAATATAATGAAGAAGCTTTAACCAGtgtttaaaaaccgaaccgataaTCAAACCGGTGAGGCCATCGGATTCCGGTTCGACGGGTTCCACCGTTTAAACCACCGGTTGAACCGATTGAATTAAAATTGTACACTGAGTGGTTAACAGCTTgacattttataaatgttactgTACCTGGACGATTGACTGATCCCACTCAAATAAAAACTGATATTTCCTTCTCTTATAGAGTGCAAAACTTACCTAATCTACCCTTATTCTTTTAAAACCTTCAAAAGAACACCCTAATTCCTATAGTCTCACCTGCCTCCTTTTTCCATATTCTTCCATATTCTCTTAACTTTTGTATCCAATGTATTAACCAATGTTAtcaaaaccggaccggactgGCCAGTCCGACCGGGTTAACCGGGAACCGGTCTCTTGACCGGTCCAATTTGATACAaaagtcaaatttttaaaaaatcgatcaaaaaccggattgaaccggtaaaatcCGATTTTTGACCAAAAACGGACCAACCCGGTTTTCGAAGTAGGCTGAAAAGTCTCTTTTTTgtccaaaaaatatttttgtgatCCCTTTTTACACATGTCTACATCTCATAATGTTTATTTTTCTCTTCCTTACACACTTTTACTTTTTACAtactttctttttctctctttcatacacttttttctctttcttccacACTTTTCTCTCTCTCATAATAGCTTATATTTTCTCTTTCATATACTACTATAACACTCTTTTTTTCTCTAAcacaaaataattattctaaacatgtttaaattttttattattatatttcacaTAATAAAgttactaaaattaatttttgtttctcatatagaataattattttatatacacttaaagattaattatttataattatatattaattttgatattaaaaaaattttaaaattggtattatttaaatattttattatattttttataatgttatatatcttatatttaaaaaatttatatttattaaaattaaaaattccgAACCAACTCGGTTAAATCGGTTGAACCATGAACCTCCGACGAGGCCGATTTCCGTTCCGGTccgtttttaaaaacattggtaTTAACATTCTCTTCTCCAACACTCTCTTCTTCACTCTTTCGCTACCTCCATTCTCTTTTTGACCTATTATTTTTaggtatttatttttattaatattcttttaattcTAATCATGAAAACTTATAAACGTCAAATTAAtctttagaaattaaaattttatatattctcTTCTTCTATATAAATGGATTTTGCAAAGATACAGccggtttatattttataaaatggtaattgattaatttcttttaaaatcgcCATTAAAATCTGTGATACATAATTTTTGTGATATTGTTTTTTGAATCGGTCGGTTCAATACTCTAGTCCGGTTCGTGGTTCCCCTGTCTTTTCCGGTCTGATCCGGTTGGACTAAATTTCCGGTTCTTATATGGTAATTGGACCGGTAGAACCGGTctgtccggtccggtttttaaaacattggcTTTATCAAATGCTTCTTATATAGCTAATCTAGAAAAGTAACTGATATTAATAGAATCACACATGTGCATCTTGTGATATGTTGAGCTGGCAAAGGATGACAACCTCATGTTCCTTGTGATCTCATTCTCCTTCAAGCATGTGTTGCTTTCTGATGTATTTGTAACAGAATCTTCTGCAGCAAGTAATTTGGTGCAAGCAGGCTCATAAAGAATAGGCTGAGCTAACACTGATGCACACCAAATTCAACAATTCTTATATCAAATTGAAGTTATTTTCGTCCTTTTTGATTTCCCTAcagttattttacaaaaattgtTTCCAATTTGAGCAAAATAGTGATGCTAACAGACAGCACTCTCATCACTCTTTGTTCATCATGTTTTGGCCATTTTCTCGCTAATCTTAATGACATATATGCCAAGTCAGCTTCCTTATCCATTCTTGCCACAGCAGATTCAGCTACTGCAACATGAAGGAGCATGCAGATTGTATGTGCAAGCTGTCATCTGCAAGCTGTCATCAAGCTGTCACTCCTGAAGGTTAAGGTTATTAAAGGTGGTTAGCATGATGCTCTGCGTGTTGGTGAAGTCACTGTTAGTACTGTTAGTTAGAGGCGGTTATTATAGCAGTGTTAGCATATTCTGTTAAGTATTAGAATATTCTGTTAGGTAGTTATTTTACTTAACTTGATGATTGATGTGTATATAAAGCATCATCAGTCACAATTGTAATTCATTGATTTTGTGATTAATAAAGAAGCTGAGATTTTCCTCtcaacatggtatcagagcagtagAGAAAATCTCactgtttcttcttcttcttcttcttctttctcttctttatCTTCTTGTTGCTCTCAGTTCTTCATTGATCAACTGAAGTTGCAGAGATCAATCAATGGCAAATCATGCTAATCGAGATATGAGATCAGAGGAGTCTTTATCCAGTCCTTTCTTCCTTCATCCAGGTGAAAACCCTTCCTTAATCTTAGTTTCTAATTTACTGAGTGATGGAAACAATCATTCATGGTTTAGATCCATGCGTATGGCTTTATTGTCAAAGAACAAGTATAAATTTGTAGATGGCACTATACTTGTCatgtcaagaacagatcctaTGTATGAAGTGTGGGAGAGATGCAATACAATGGTAGTTTCTTGGTTGACTAGGTCTTTGTCACCTACCATTGCTCAGAGCATTTCGTGCTTAGATAATGCATTTGACATCTGGAGAGATCTCAGGGAGAGGTTTTCTCAAGGAGATGCTACCAGAATAGGAGATCTCTATGAATAGATTTATGCTTTGAAACAGAACAACATGCCTGTAACTGAGTATTTCACATTGCTGAAAACTCTTTGGGATGAATTAACAAATTTGAGGCCTATACCTAGTTGTGTATGCTTAGCAAAATGTGCATGTGGAGTGGGAGATATAGTCAAAAGGTATTTTGAAAATGATCATGTAATCAAGTTCATGAAAGGACTTAATGAAAACTTTGCACAAGTTAGATCACAGATCACTATGATGGAGCCATTACCTCCTATAAACAAAGCTTTTTCAATGGTTGCTCAATGTGAGAGACAGCTTGGTTTGAAGCAAGGGAATATGACTGAGTCCAATGCTTTTTATGACCAGAGGGAATAACACAGATGATCAGAGTGATAATTACTCAATGATGAATGAAGCAAGTGCTTTCTTTGTTAAGGGAAAGGGAGTTTTAGGAGCTGGACCTAATTTTCAGaagaaaaacaattttatgaGCAACAAGAAACAGATGTGTTCTTTCTGTGGTTTTCACAACCATACAGTGGATATATGCTATAAGAAGCATGGATATCCACCTGGATATCAATTCAGGAACAAACAAGTTAATTGTGTGAATCAAGCTGATAATTCGAATTTTCAGTCTTATGGAGGAAATAACAAGATTCAATCTTATTCTGATAACACTCAGTCAGAATACAACAAAGCAGAACACAACAATGTGCCTTTCTCATTCACAGCAGAACAGTATGCTAAGATTCCGTCTATGATACAGCTCAATGGAGATAGTAACAATGGTGCTTCACCATCACATGTGAACACAATTTCAGCATCTTTCAAACCAG is part of the Mercurialis annua linkage group LG3, ddMerAnnu1.2, whole genome shotgun sequence genome and encodes:
- the LOC126675205 gene encoding terpene synthase 10-like isoform X2; amino-acid sequence: MMLNENMAPLDKLELIDTSQRLGLAYLFDDEIKTILQSVYEHTHISTLDLYATALQFRLFRQHGFKLSQDEHGNFKTCHTEDLKGLLSLFEASFLLEEGESILEVAREFATVSLKNHTQLSKDQYLSMLINQSLEIPLHWRMLRFESRWFIDVYERKHDMNPLLLQFAKLNFNIVQATHLEDLKDAARWWRSTCLGEELRFARDRIVENFLWTVGVKFEPEFEYFRRMSTKVNSLITIIDDIYDVHGTLDELQQFTDVVERWDVNAIEQLPQYMKICFLSLYNSINQIALDVLREQGFHIMPFLKKAWVDLCKCYLLEAKWYYSGYTPSLQEYIDNAWISISAPLILVHAYFLLKTPITDDALKCLNEYPDII
- the LOC126675205 gene encoding terpene synthase 10-like isoform X3; amino-acid sequence: MMLNENMAPLDKLELIDTSQRLGLAYLFDDEIKTILQSVYEHTHISTLDLYATALQFRLFRQHGFKLSQDEHGNFKTCHTEDLKGLLSLFEASFLLEEGESILEVAREFATVSLKNHTQLSKDQYLSMLINQSLEIPLHWRMLRFESRWFIDVYERKHDMNPLLLQFAKLNFNIVQATHLEDLKDAARWWRSTCLGEELRFARDRIVENFLWTVGVKFEPEFEYFRRMSTKVNSLITIIDDIYDVHGTLDELQQFTDVVERWDVNAIEQLPQYMKICFLSLYNSINQIALDVLREQGFHIMPFLKKAIMIVELIQIDTFLRDRW